CAATATCTAAAGTTTTAGAAATGATTTCAATATTTTTCAATGAAATTCCTCTTTTACCTCTTTCAATTAATCCAATAAAATTTCGGTTTAAATCACAAAGTAATGCTAATTCTTCTTGTGATATATTTTTTTTTGTACGAAATT
This DNA window, taken from Sneathia sanguinegens, encodes the following:
- a CDS encoding helix-turn-helix domain-containing protein, coding for MDILNVYGKNLKKFRTKKNISQEELALLCDLNRNFIGLIERGKRGISLKNIEIISKTLDIEIYKFFLDEEKNI